In Astyanax mexicanus isolate ESR-SI-001 chromosome 24, AstMex3_surface, whole genome shotgun sequence, the genomic stretch GAAAAATCTAGTTTAAGACCAGTTTTTGCTGGTTGCTAGTTTTAGGTGGTCTAAGCTGGTTAAAAAACTATCCATCCAaacaaaaacacaccagttttcaTTTTAAATGAACAGGAGTTtccaaaaaaacaatatttttctttacctTTGGATCAGTGGATGAACAAAACATCAACAAATCACCCAGATGAGTGTTCTGATATCCATGTGGGATCAGGCCATTTGTTAAGTGTGATTCTTACATGTCTTCATTGGTACAAAATTGCTTCCCTCCACTAAAACAAGTTCCATCTCACCCTCGCCATCTAAAGGTCATCAAGTTTATTACAAAGAGAAACATTCTGTATATTGTTATTTCACCTGTGTAAAACTTGAGTGAATTGTTAGAagtcctgttttttttactttaaaactcaaGAGGAAAACACTTAAAACTACTACTAATGAAATAACAGAAGATTAAAGTTACAAATATAACTGCTGTATTATATTAGTAAACAGTGGAAAATCCCCCTAATACAACATCTATCACCACAGGTCAGCAAGAgttaatttgaccaatatcagagttgtagtatgtcatgtgggtgggacttgatctaatacaacttgttctgtatcAGTAACCTTAATGGTTCAAAAGCTAttaaaattaattcacaaaaaaactgttgctacaaatcagcaagggttaatttgaccaatatcagagttgtagtatgtcatgtgggtgggacttgatctaatacaacttgttctgtatcAATAACCttaacggttcaaaagctattgaaattaattcacaaaaaccttttgctacaaatcagcaagggttaaattgaccaatatcagagttgtagtatgtcatgtgggtgggacttgatctaatacaacttgttctgttgtgataccctcaacggttcaaaagctattgaaattaattcacaaaaaacctgttgctacaaatcagcaagggttaatttgaccaatatcagagttgtagtatgtcacgtgggtgggacttgatctaatacaacttgttctgttgtgataccctcaacggttcaaaagctattgaaattaattcacaaaaaccttttgctacaaatcagcaagggttaaattgaccaatatcagagttgtagtatgtcatgtgggtgggacttgatctaatacaacttgttctgttgtgataccctcaacggttcaaaagctattgaaattaattcacaaaaaactgttgctacaaatcagcaatggttaaattgaccaatatcatagttgtagtatgtcatgttggttagacttgatataacttgATGTGTGCAGTCCACACCTAGTCAGTATTTTCAGCAACCGTTAgatttcatcaagaaatttttgcTTTGGTTTACATAAAGGCTCATTTGCAAAACACTAAGAGCTTTTCAAAGTAAACAAGGTATTGGAAGTAATTGATATTGTTACAACAAAGATTCAGcaagaaacagataaataaaaaatttattagaagaaaaaaaataacattaaacaaaaattagttaaaaatacaACTCAAATATTTAGACAGTAACATTTATAATTGTCCAACTTTGGTGCCACCTGCTGAAACAATTGTGCAAGTGAAGAGGTATTAgttatatttcataatatttatttCAGAAGTAGTCACAATAGAATGTAAACCTTTTAATACTATCATTTGACAATTCTTACATGGTTTAATTACGGTTCTGTATACTcaactaaaattaaacaaaccaatggTTACTACCCACCAATGACAGTATTACTAtcaacagtaaaacagaaaaagaaacccTGAAAGCCCTCTGTTGAACTGCAGGTCAAATGACAGTAAGACTTGCAAAATGGGCTACAAGTgattatttgataaaatatatactcAGTTGAAACTTTGTCACAAAATCAGAATGAAATactttatgaaatattttttaaaaaggttttttaaaaacagttacaaattgaacaaaaaatgagtgtaacctttatatttttagattgtttttaacaaaacaattattataaaaaaatattgtcaggaACTCCTGAAGTCTTGTCATTTGTGACCAGCTAAAAACACTAAAGTACACTACACTTTCATATAATGAAGCATAAAGCATTTGCCCCGCCCATCTTCATTCGCCTTTTTGCTGTGTCGCGTAGTTTGTAGACGGTCCCTTAGCTCTCGTGCAGGTCGCGGCAGCCCATAGACGACAATGTGTTCTGTGGTTTTCTAAAGGCAGATGTTTGAGAGGGGAAAGACGTTGTAGCAGCTTGCTTTGGATGTCAGCATATAAAATAAGCAAGTATTAACCATTTTGCACACacagttcaaaagctattgaagaaAGAAATCCGAATATGCGAATATGAAACCAACTTTACCGGAGTCTTTCTCGGccataatattataaaattataatattataaaaagatATATGCGGTATTATTTGTCTGCCGAGCTGCGGATATACTTTCATATAGTTTCAGGCCAGTGgtagcgcatgcgcagtaggacAAGAGCGGTGTTCACGTtgattacttttaattttttatttctgctgCTTTTGTTGATTTCTGTTGATTGTTGTTTTTAGTTAATGTAAGTAacgtttgttgtttgttttagtttagtgttgttgttcttgtacttattatactcAGTTTACGtctgtttatgttgttttattcttgcaCAAGTGTAAGTGTTCACATAAAGCCCATTAAAGCCAGCTctcaatatgagtgttttatttGTCCTCATACTTATTATAACTAATTAGGTATTTAGTTCCTCTCTTTTATTCATGTCCAATTTTGGGGTGCCTACATATAGCCTATTAGGTTATACAATCCTGTGTGAAATATTTACCATATAAATGTCTACATGTGTTTGTTTCAGCCCAGTGTTTAACATAATGCTTTTTAATTAATTCaacagtttaattctgttttattcATGTGATAAGGTAAATCAATCCTTTATAAATCACACATTTGGGACATATTAAGTCACAGCTTAAAACAAAAGAATATGTGTGCGtaaatttacaataaataaaaaaagaaagagaatgtcATACTTTTTATTGGCATGGAAACcatagtaaatattaaatattgcacCAGAGTTATAATATGATATCCATCATACATATTGCTGATATAAAACTGCTGGCTTAAATCCGCGGCTCTGCAGACAGGCtattcagggagcctccatgtctatgttaccttctggctctctccctttagttaggctgttttattcagttctgccggagtcattagccacactctgataatgttttatattctccgttttacataaatccagtcaaaactaattccatctctctgccttcctccgagttactgactgcccacctgtctgacccgataccgagggatgttggaccctcaggctctcgcgtctcctgtctggtctgactggaagtttctgaagtcagcttttctccatccaccaccacagatcagctgctcatcatccatcttactctccactacagattacatccaagccattagtggcgctattacactcctgaatgtataaaacctatgtggatgtataaaagatttttttaaattttaatttaaaagctgtttgaccagtggtagaaTGGTCCCCCCTCTTAAACGTGAGTCTTGGTCCTTCCAAGGtttctcctcctgcagctctgagggagtttttccttgcctccgcgctcactgggggttctgtattctgtaatttctatgtttaatgttttgcctgattctttgtcctgtgatcacgtttctgtaaagctgctttgtgccaacaccagttgtaaaaagcgctatacaaataaatttgatttgatttgattctctCTGCTTTGGAGAGTTCCTCCACGTAACGTTGCTCTCCATGTGCGAAACACTTTTCAGTGTGGTGTGTTTTCTGCTTCACATCGTTTACTTCAACTTCAGCACATACAAAATCAATGGTTTTACTGAggccttagattttttttttattattctctgaTATCAATTTTTCCAGAGCATCTGATCTAGAGCTGATAAACTGGAAAGCTTGAGGAGTTTGTTAGAATGGTCTCCCATGATATCAGAGACTGGGTCAGATTTACCTTTCAAGGTTTCCCCTTTATGACAACACTTTAAACAGATTTCCTTCAATAAGGTATTACATAtgatatgtgtgtatataatgtttgTCAAATGTGTCACTGCTTTTTatgtttaagtattttttctttcaaatttgaAGTGTTTGTTGTGTGCCAAGCATCTATAGAGTACAACACCACCACATTATCGAGGCGGAGGCTTTATCGTGCTTCCCGTGAAAGTAATGAGGGGAATAGTGTTAAACCCAACCAAGGTgggtatagaaaaaaaaaaaaaaaaaaaacccatgtTGAATGTTTATGTAACTTCTTCTGACATTCAAATCCTGTAAATAAACCATAATTCTTATTTTTGTACTGTTACCATTATTATGCACATGTATTTaaaatagtggtgtcaatcgattaaaaattgTAATCAGATTAACCACAaccatattctgtgattaatcgcacttgttcttatAATGGAAGTTTTTTGTatgtagaaatgtaaaatgcaattatatttatattggtggtgtcaattaaaatactagtatatacttgtatgtttgaggggagataaagtcaGCATGGAGCGCTGGAATAAATAATGCATCATAAATATAGTAAAGgaaactttttaattttattttattataaacatctcagcttggttgtaagaattTCTGGATTAGAGCTAAATTAGCTGAATATGAAAAGATGAAagagcgtttttacacctgtagttggtttctttggACTGGATCAGTTGaagagtttgtttacttggagagtttcttcttctgtttggtttggtttcacaaagacataaacctaaacgcaccaaaatgcgcaccatcgtctcttctgattggtcagaactgtctagtgtgggagcaagaaagtcaATATAGCAAGAAGagtctgtgttccagtgtgtatatctgtgcagtgtgaagctgctttaacccaggactttcaaacagtgtttttaataggacgTGTACTGCAGAGTCACGTGGTGTCAAGCAGTGACCGCTGCacagaaaaataagtacagatttgtacctaaaagaccACAAAGCTTGTCACaggggctgtatcttatattgggGTACAAAAAAGTGAGTTCAGTGAGTCCTTTTTTGTACACTtgttttttatgccagtaaagattataaagattatcatcatctgaatatgtgtcaagaacttacAGTTACTTACATAAgtctgcgttttaccgagaccttaaataatcACTAGGGAAGCATGGTTTGACATGGCATTAGAACTTGACAGAACACGGGTCAAAGCGGGCGCCGTTCgggtcagattttatgatatagagcggactctggggcttcgacgtggtgaaactgcccaagcaccaaaTCGCCAAGTCTGAGGTTAGAGTTAGTAGCCTTAGCCTTAGGTTATTTGCACTGCCGTGGGATAAATGGCTTTGTGGCCGGAGGGGGTTATTCACGCTGTCATGGGGATAGTGGCGTGGTGGCCACAGTGAGGGGTAGGAGGGAAGTAGGTTATTCGCGgtaagagctgtaaaattgactgtggggtgGAAAAGGCAGTTAGACATTCTctactgcagtgctgttagccaatcagaggcgatatatttgcatacCTGCCTTTCCTCAGAGACCATTAATTCAGTTAAttagggctaaatagaaacacctaagccctttttttttttttttttttttaaatggcttacatggcattcattcgtactagagaccacaactagacattttaaatttaaaaacgatggaatgagacctttaacattgacagccctaaatAAAAGTAATTACTTGCAAGTTACAGATTTAATAATCACACATTCACATATGAAagctttatatatttaattttctgaGGTATCATTTGATTTTGGAGAGAAATATCACAACATCTCAAATATAATACTTGCACACTTGTACACTCCTACTAAGCTGCATCaccatgtagatgtaaagtcagaagGTCATTTGTTGCTGCTCAGTTTGAGCAGTCCTTTGTCAGTGAGCAGACCTTTgtcagtggtcacaggatgccATCCAGAGGACACAGCCCATAGGTTGGAGCCCACAAGACACTGTTGATTGACTATTCTCAGTCCggcagtgacactgatgtgtttaagaactccagcagcactgctgtgtctgatccactcactcataccagcacaacacatgcTTACACACCACCATCCTGTCAGCGTCACTGTAGTGTTGAGAATGTACCACAACCCAAAAAAAGCTGCTCTTTtggtggtggtcctgtggggttttggccattgaagaacagggtgagaggaggataataataaagtatgcagagaaacagaacagaaggactacagtctgtaattatagaactacaaagtgtcctataggCTCAGCGGAGATGTAGAAACAAaaaagtggtcataatattctgactggccTGTGTATATTGACCTTAGGAGCCTTCTGATTGGCTGGTGCTGTTTTCTCCCGCATTGCCGGCCTTTTTTCCATTCGCCGTTGCTTCAGCTTGGGCAGCATGCCCAGGCTGGTCTGGTCCTGGCACAGGAGCAACGTCTTGTGGCAGGTGACGCAGGACGAGGCTGATGAGCTTGCTGCGGAAGCTCCTGCTCAAGAAACAATACAGCAGGGGGTTTGCCAGGCAGTGCAGCAGGGCGGTGGTCCGGACCACGGTGTAGGCAAAGAACAGCTGCTCCAGCATGTTGCAGTCAAACAGTGATGGTTTCAGTATGTCTATCATCATTAGCATCATGATCAGATGGTAGGGCAGCCAGCAGACCACGAAGACAGCCGAGTATACGTGCAGGAGCCACACATCACCAGCGCTGCGGGCCTGGACCTCAGGGCACGCCCGTACTGCCCGAGCTGCAAGAATGTTGGCAGTAGCTACGACAGCTGCAGGCACGATAAATTGTATAAAAGtctggatgatgatgatggaggtgaacCACTCTGTGTAGGCATGCGTCGGCATAAGGTAACATCCCGGGTCTTGCAGGTGCAGAATACGGACGTGAGCCGTCTCCAATGCCGCTAAAAACAACGCAACCAACCAGAGTGCAGCACATATGATGTTCCTCTTGCGCTTCTCTGTCATGCCCAAAATTTGGGCCTTGGGCGCAGAGCCTCGTACCACCGCTAGGTAGCGCTCTACGGACATGTAAGCCAGGAAGAAGCAGCTGGCGTAAATGCTGAGCACCACCACCAAGTTCGAGAAGCGACAAAGAAAGTCCCCCCACAGCCACACGTGATCCAGCACCACCTCCAGCATGTAAATGGGCAACATGATCATGATCATGGTGTCAGCCAGGCCCATGTTGAGCTGGCAGAAGAGCACGGTGTTGCGTGAGTGGCGGCGTTGCCAGTTCACCCACACCACCGTCACGTTCATCACCAGGCCCACCATGAAGacgaggaggtggaggaggaagaggccgaTGCGTCGAGAGTTGTAGTCCACCTTGACGGTGCAGTGGAAGAATTCGGTGTCATTATCGAAATAATCCATCGtcttaaagagagaaagagaaaacaggcaTAGTTAATTAAGCTAGAATGGTAagagtgctaatgctaatgctacaacaATATATATGACAATATAAAACATGATTTTAGGTTTAAAACTGTCTGCCATGTTTTCAGATTTATAAGCACAGTCTACACAGTAGAGACCATACCGGAACGAGACTCCGTCACCTACTCATTAGTAGATACAGTAATATGTAAGAtcggggaacagattgcaaaattattcTGTGGAAAAGTTTGTTCTCATGTTATCATATTTGACTACAccccaagtcaatttcacaccttTAATCTAATAAATACGATCGTGTTCCTGCTTTTtcaaggctgtcaatcacttcaAAAATGCTCAGTGTAGCCCCACCCTCTTATGGTAAAGTAGTATAAGgtttaaaaaaattgtgtttgCAGAAAAACTACAGTTCTGACATCAATTCCTGTGTTCTTAAATTGTCTGCCATGTTTTCAAATTTACAAGCACAGTCTACACAGTAGAGGCCATAGCCGGAATAAGACTCAGTCACCTACTCATTagcaggggcgcagatggaaattttgaactgggggggaccaagctgtaaaatccaagtatgtattgctgcagactggagcacctccaaaggggagggTCTTAGCTCCAAATGGGAAGTCCCCAActccaaaggggaggggcttacctccaagtgggaagtccaccaacagtatctcaccacggctccggcgaatgtcataataaaagccttccgcgattattattattactattattctgttacatcaaatttaatgttatatagaatgtactatcacattatattatattatattatattatattatattatattatataaaagtctacatcgtaaggcagggagacctcactcaacacagctccatttctctgctgaatgccacaaaaaaaaagtcttccgtgattaaaaagctcatggatgtcaataaatatattagtcaacaattaatgattattcatatttcttaaatgtcaatataataaaatacgtgtagtgtgtatgtatttataattgtattggctatgaataaacaactgcctttattatttagatctttactattttataatttgaaaaattcacagcatggcaaaagtttaaacgttttaaataaataaaatgtggttgcaatgtgcacaacatgCAACAactcttagaaaatgcatttaaaaagaaataaacatttaataaacaaaattgaTTCATTAATTATTCTTTGGGGttatttacaagcacaaaacGTCGTGAAAAACACCATACCGCTTAACATCAAGCACCATCCTACTTGGAGGTAGGCTCCGCCTGTTTGGAGGTATGttcctcccctttggaggtgctccaggctgcagctatacccttctcGTAAAatctgcatgcctcggtgcatgccgggttgcgttgcgtttaacgcagctccgccctccggctcaactttattcaaataaatccggccgccgcactgtgtccagtccagccaatcagggaaaagcaggctgcgtccagccaatgagggaagagcaggctgcgtcttcacacacacacacaagcctcttacacacacacacacacacacacagaacaggcgcctttcaaccacagaagagaagctgaaagcggcagaatatggatttatagagctataggttacagtgaggttggtaaaaaaataaaaatattaaacttatgactgtctacttctgttgcttcattttaattcaaaaacgagcaaggagatccagcgcagcggattgcgttgaaaaaaagtgccagtggacaagtaccgtaaggagctggtaactgcctgtgtctgtagtctacaggcagttaccagctccttagaaccccggacttgagaaggtgcgttaaattggaactggaacacggagctccgaacaatgtaacctctgaactgaaggcttcctagtttaaaaacgagggcattgtggaacacagaattccacaaacgtacagttaattaaattaaaaacccaacgtttatgcttgtagatgctagatttcggatgaggtcactataaatctgggggggacatgtcccccccgtccccagtgccatctgcgcccatggtcATTAGTAGATATGAACCATTTCCCAGACCAAGCATGACTGTCTCAGACTGCTTTCATTGAGTTTAGAACACCTTCTGAAGCAGAGCAAATTTTTCTACTGGATTATCACTTCATTAATGTTAGAGCCCATTGCCTATTTTACGCTAACGAAtcagacctttaaaaaaaatataaatagaatGTTCATACTGTTAATGTGACCACAGCACATCACCACACGATCAATAAACATACTGTTAACCCTCCTTttgtgttcatttgtcaggaacagtgaTGGTGTTCCGGCgttaatttgacccggtgcatgttcaATTAtccaaaaaatccttacaagcagtaaCTAACTCcactgctaattattctatcaatatttagttcaATGGTGTTCCTTtgcctctaacaggtaatggttcaataaggataattcactcgttttataaaaaaaataataatacatgttcaaacttttttaatgtttcactactttcaattacttttaaaagatcaacatataaaacaatagttttacataacattgaaaaatAACATTGCAATCTTGTTTGAAATGAGGTTacaagtagttagtttgttaactcttttgtttgtttgtgctctTTGAAatgctcagtcttcaggagtttcttacaGAGAGCGAGGGACGCTCCTAATCTGATAGTGAAGGTAGGAAAACAGTTtagattgctttgtgtgaatgtttggcaaagctaggTAGCGTTTACTTGAGGGATGCGCCGCGTCCAGGAGGAAACATAAGTGAGTGCTGGTAGGAAGGAGCTGCTCTTTCTTCACCTTGTAGACAATCATTAGAGCTTTGCATTTAATGCAAGTAGCAACCGGTAACCAGTGGAGCTCAGTGAGTAGtggggtgacgtgcccgttttggctggttgaagaccaggcgcgctgctgcattctggatcatctgaagTGGTTTTATAACAAAATACTACAGacttaaaatacaaatattatcctttagagcatttatttgcagacaatgagaaatgactgaaataacaaagctTAAAaagaaacaggttcatattcataaagtgttaggagttcagaaatcaatatttggtggaataatcctggtttttaatcacagttttcatgcaacgtggcatgtcctcctccaccagtcttacacactgcttttggataactttatgccactcctggtgcaaaaagtcaagcagttcagctgggtttgatggcttgtgatcatccatcttcctctttctttttattaagtggtctcttatttattttagagCTGTATTAGTGTGTGCCCTTTTTTTAGTGTcgactttttttttggacaggcagaTTGCAAAATTTAAAATACTATTCTCATGATATTTAAACAACAAAGGGGAGGAAAACTTCCCTGTTAGTACAAAATGGGTTTGTAAATATTTTGGGTACTAACCTGACAAATCCACACTATTAAGATTAGTATATAGTATGTACATTATAGTATTAGAATGTAGTATACAACTAAAATGCAACCCTAAAGTATGGTACGTACCTGTTCACTGAAAGTTGAGGCGTCTGGAGGAAATTCTGGGTGACTCCTGTCGTCCTAAAGCTGGTCAGACTGAGGATTTGGACTCTGGAGCACAAAGCACATTCCTTTATCTGAGTGAACAGCTCTAACGGTGAGCTTCCTGACTCTTTCTGTTCCCTCAGCAGGATTATGAAATGATTTATTACTAAAGGACAAGGACACACATTAACCTCTGGGCTGCTGACCATCACCACAGGAAACCACGTCCACTGAGTTCCATTATAACCAGAAACA encodes the following:
- the LOC103045347 gene encoding G-protein coupled receptor 182-like; translated protein: MDYFDNDTEFFHCTVKVDYNSRRIGLFLLHLLVFMVGLVMNVTVVWVNWQRRHSRNTVLFCQLNMGLADTMIMIMLPIYMLEVVLDHVWLWGDFLCRFSNLVVVLSIYASCFFLAYMSVERYLAVVRGSAPKAQILGMTEKRKRNIICAALWLVALFLAALETAHVRILHLQDPGCYLMPTHAYTEWFTSIIIIQTFIQFIVPAAVVATANILAARAVRACPEVQARSAGDVWLLHVYSAVFVVCWLPYHLIMMLMMIDILKPSLFDCNMLEQLFFAYTVVRTTALLHCLANPLLYCFLSRSFRSKLISLVLRHLPQDVAPVPGPDQPGHAAQAEATANGKKAGNAGENSTSQSEGS